One window of the Pieris rapae chromosome 13, ilPieRapa1.1, whole genome shotgun sequence genome contains the following:
- the LOC110992633 gene encoding condensin complex subunit 2: MVLQNIITSTPLNTRKSLGGSLLRRRSLNPQSRISAVRYQESNDDDAERSSLVASEKAVAPSTPQGSPRRTRETMTSSPMKEHFQGCLKLYAENKINKDNAWNLQLIDFMTTMMHRHDARMDNFQTASTLVDASSRIYSFRVDAVHYDALKVAGGLSKAAQSKRGKKDDMETQEEGMEEGNAAAPKKKKKKSKGVIVANPEMLNGDFEANDCVDPFFERLAATSGDVTSSNRAFNATLPVHDRTLALMLRTDLPFLKSDKENIPSNVNWNEKYRIPKKLLPPWRKEDHICEPFAGFSMNNWDPDTEDTESRVNNWVDDNRLNLSQQALAIDVNAEVEPIPMDEPNNDLLEDEPLGGLESEEEADVAVAACVARLPPTSVARLTDMRPTLPHHSRLEYSYCAIRTAWAGPSHWRLKTNRASKPDRTHLTAARVTVENKKARTKRQLDFMGAGLAFDYTEKPAEEYEPAQPAKIAISRKTLATGHTWNEANFKTPVDRGLDETHFLKLCLRKNVMLLNKRHVEQSKAQEPLTVEQHDYNYDNENDASYCTQAVPENNEWGNEDGLAAGSPHAQAAFEDNGELGEMLEPPTKIPKIFIPYAMRAKKVDMKQLKHCTWKMLTHQTPPGEKEHVSETTFFSLYSKLPAKLSNNMRESLSVPLALLSVLHLANEKGLVLEKSDDNKDFNILGLIPEK; the protein is encoded by the exons ATGGTGCTCCAAAACATTATAACGTCCACCCCCCTAAACACCAGAAAAAGCCTTGGCGGGAGTTTACTTAGACGACGGAGTCTTAATCCTCAAAGTAGAATAAGTGCTGTCCGTTATCAG GAAAGCAATGATGATGACGCGGAAAGGTCTTCTTTGGTGGCTTCAGAGAAAGCAGTGGCACCATCTACTCCTCAAGGATCACCTAGAAGGACTAGAGAAACTATGACATCATCCCCTATGAAAGAACATTTTCAAGGATGTCTGAAATTATATGCAGAGAAT AAAATCAATAAAGACAATGCATGGAATCTTcaattgattgattttatgaCAACTATGATGCACCGGCATGATGCAAGGATGGATAACTTTCAAACAGCTTCCACATTAGTTGATGCTTCTTCAAGAATTTACTCATTCCGAGTGGATGCTGTCCACTATGATGCTTTGAAAGTAGCTGGAGGCTTAAGTAAAGCTGCACAG agcAAACGAGGTAAGAAAGATGACATGGAGACACAAGAGGAAGGCATGGAAGAAGGGAATGCAGCTGCACctaagaaaaagaagaaaaaatctaAAGGTGTCATTGTGGCCAACCCTGAAATGTTGAACGGAGATTTCGAGGCAAACGATTGTGTTG atCCTTTCTTCGAACGATTGGCTGCAACTAGTGGTGATGTGACATCCTCGAATAGAGCATTCAATGCAACTTTACCTGTTCACGATCGGACGCTGGCGTTGATGTTGAG AACGGATTtaccatttttaaaatctgatAAAGAGAACATTCCCAGTAATGTGAATTGGAACGAGAAATATAGAATACCCAAGAAGTTACTCCCTCCCTGGAGAAAGGAGGATCATATTTGTGAACCCTTCGCCGGGTTTTCCATGAATAACTGGGATCCAGATACGGAAGACac cGAAAGTCGGGTTAATAACTGGGTGGATGACAATAGGTTGAACCTATCCCAACAAGCGTTGGCCATTGATGTCAATGCAGAAGTGGAGCCCATACCGATGGATGAACCGAATAACGATCTGTTAG AGGATGAGCCCCTCGGCGGCCTCGAGAGCGAAGAAGAAGCGGATGTAGCTGTCGCAGCGTGTGTCGCGCGACTTCCGCCGACGAGTGTCGCGCGACTCACGGATATGAGGCCAACATTGCCTCACCACTCCAGGTTGGAGTACTCCTACTGTGCCATACGGACGGCCTGGGCAGGGCCATCGCATTGGAGGCTGAAGACCAATAGAG CATCCAAACCTGACCGCACCCACTTAACGGCGGCTCGAGTGACGGTGGAAAACAAGAAGGCAAGGACAAAACGACAGCTCGACTTCATGGGAGCGGGTCTCGCGTTCGATTACACGGAGAAACCGGCGGAGGAGTACGAACCAGCTCAACCGGCGAAGATAGCCATCAGCAGGAAGACCTTGGCCACTGGCCATACGTGGAACGAAGCCAATTTTAAGACACCTGTTGATCG AGGCCTCGACGAGACGCATTTCTTGAAGCTGTGCCTCCGAAAGAACGTGATGCTGTTGAACAAGCGTCACGTGGAGCAAAGCAAAGCGCAGGAGCCCCTCACGGTGGAGCAACACGATTACAATTACGACAACGAGAACGACGCCTCGTACTGCACTCAGGCTGTGCCG gaaAACAATGAATGGGGAAACGAAGATGGCTTAGCGGCGGGAAGCCCCCACGCGCAGGCTGCCTTCGAGGACAATGGGGAACTTGGGGAAATGCTAGAACCACCCACGAAG ATACCAAAAATCTTCATTCCCTACGCAATGAGGGCGAAAAAAGTCGACATGAAACAATTGAAGCACTGTACGTGGAAAATGCTGACTCATCAAACGCCACCTGGCGAAAAGGAACATGTCTCCGAAACTACCTTCTTCTCTCTATATTCGAAACTACCCgcaaaattatcaaacaatatGCGCGAATCTCTCAGTGTACCACTTGCATTATTATCAGTACTACATTTGGCGAATGAAAAGGGACTGGTGTTAGAAAAAAGTGACGACAACAAAGACTTCAACATCCTTGGCTTAATACCGGAAAAATAA